A part of Halomarina litorea genomic DNA contains:
- a CDS encoding TRAP transporter permease — protein MSSQEEPSVVSPLTTERKHLLNNLVTLFAAVFWMRVVWYAFSQEAPRAKYGAVFLGGGILIYVLKELYELDGEKRLERLGLWATAAVGVGFSGYVWLNYNVLETQRIGYALEHEYAMGALFTLAVLYLTYRAFGTAFLAVVLVAIGYAFFGASIPGLMGHGGIAGRQIINVLTLEFDGFFGSITQIVAAWVALFLLYAGLMRGYGAFNLIMRLSFKTAKYLRSGVAQSAVVSSLIVGSINGAQTANAAMTGSFTIPLMQNSGMKDESAGGIEAVASSGGQIMPPVMGAAAFVMASLLTGVGYVDVLIAGIIPALVFFVSVAVGVHYMAVKQLPEGGIDIESRLADLDETYHPAIEAVRFGVPFAVLLYTLGVAQWTVLSSALYTCGVMVLTGAGIPIVLSLFDDESSVGGSAVDALVDTVSGFKFGAITVAPIAIIIAAVNGIVDLLNATGMPGKLSLALVGIAGGAMLLTTILAMIICLILGLGMPTVAAYTIVALLIAPTLTGQFAVPELAAHFFVFYAAILSGITPPIAIAVVVTAGIAGSNFWRTSLEALKLALPLFVLPFTFIYNPEIVTGGFSLFTVQSGVLVLLGAVSIIHGLNCAARPFGLSAPLSYGVRTVYVALGVVAMVYPGTMVRVGALVVAIGLFGVQRWMPQVQQTGVVAE, from the coding sequence ATGAGCTCTCAGGAGGAACCGTCGGTGGTGTCGCCCCTCACGACGGAGCGAAAGCACCTGCTCAACAACCTCGTCACCCTGTTCGCCGCCGTCTTCTGGATGCGGGTCGTGTGGTACGCGTTCTCGCAGGAGGCTCCCCGTGCGAAGTACGGGGCCGTCTTCCTCGGCGGCGGCATCCTCATCTACGTCCTCAAGGAACTGTACGAACTGGACGGGGAGAAGCGACTCGAACGCCTCGGGCTGTGGGCCACCGCCGCCGTCGGCGTCGGGTTCTCGGGGTACGTCTGGCTCAACTACAACGTGCTCGAAACCCAGCGCATCGGCTACGCGCTCGAACACGAGTACGCGATGGGCGCGCTGTTCACCCTCGCGGTGCTCTATCTGACCTACCGGGCGTTCGGGACGGCGTTCCTCGCCGTCGTGCTGGTAGCCATCGGCTACGCCTTCTTCGGGGCGTCCATCCCCGGGCTGATGGGCCACGGGGGCATCGCGGGGCGACAGATCATCAACGTCCTCACGCTGGAGTTCGACGGCTTCTTCGGCTCCATCACGCAGATCGTCGCGGCGTGGGTCGCCCTCTTCCTCCTGTACGCGGGGCTGATGCGAGGGTACGGCGCGTTCAACCTCATCATGCGCCTGTCGTTCAAGACGGCGAAGTACCTCCGTTCCGGGGTGGCCCAGTCGGCCGTCGTCTCCAGTCTCATCGTCGGCTCCATCAACGGCGCGCAGACCGCCAACGCCGCGATGACCGGGTCGTTCACCATCCCGCTGATGCAGAACAGCGGGATGAAAGACGAGTCCGCGGGCGGCATCGAGGCCGTCGCCTCCTCGGGCGGACAGATCATGCCCCCCGTGATGGGCGCGGCGGCGTTCGTCATGGCCTCGCTGCTCACCGGCGTCGGCTACGTCGACGTGCTCATCGCGGGCATCATCCCGGCGCTCGTGTTCTTCGTCTCCGTCGCCGTCGGCGTCCACTACATGGCGGTCAAGCAACTCCCGGAGGGGGGCATCGACATCGAGTCGCGTCTCGCCGACCTCGACGAGACGTACCATCCCGCCATCGAGGCGGTGCGCTTCGGCGTCCCGTTCGCCGTCCTCCTGTACACGCTCGGGGTCGCACAGTGGACCGTCCTCTCCTCGGCGCTGTACACCTGCGGCGTGATGGTGCTCACGGGCGCGGGCATCCCCATCGTCCTGAGCCTGTTCGACGACGAGTCGAGCGTCGGGGGGAGCGCGGTCGACGCCCTCGTCGACACCGTCTCCGGGTTCAAGTTCGGGGCCATCACCGTCGCCCCCATCGCCATCATCATCGCGGCGGTCAACGGCATCGTCGACCTGCTGAACGCGACGGGGATGCCGGGGAAACTCTCGCTCGCGCTGGTCGGCATCGCGGGCGGCGCGATGCTCCTCACGACCATCCTCGCGATGATCATCTGTCTCATCCTCGGGCTGGGCATGCCGACGGTGGCAGCGTACACCATCGTCGCCCTGCTCATCGCGCCGACGCTGACCGGCCAGTTCGCCGTCCCCGAGTTGGCGGCCCACTTCTTCGTCTTCTACGCGGCCATCCTCTCGGGGATCACGCCGCCCATCGCCATCGCGGTGGTGGTGACAGCGGGCATCGCGGGGTCGAACTTCTGGCGGACGAGTCTGGAGGCGCTGAAACTCGCGCTCCCCCTGTTCGTCCTCCCGTTCACGTTCATCTACAACCCCGAAATCGTCACGGGCGGGTTCTCCCTGTTCACCGTGCAGTCGGGGGTGCTGGTCCTGCTCGGCGCGGTGTCCATCATCCACGGGCTGAACTGCGCGGCGCGGCCGTTCGGTCTCTCCGCGCCCCTCAGCTACGGCGTCCGGACGGTGTACGTCGCCCTCGGCGTCGTCGCCATGGTCTACCCGGGGACGATGGTCCGTGTCGGTGCGCTCGTCGTCGCTATCGGCCTGTTCGGTGTCCAGCGCTGGATGCCGCAGGTCCAGCAGACGGGTGTCGTCGCGGAGTAG
- a CDS encoding TAXI family TRAP transporter solute-binding subunit has product MPSISRRDVLHGLAGLSAVGLAGCASDGGGGGGNGSGGNGSGGGGGGGGTTRIGVGIPSAGTTTGAASNSFQRVVENVSADTEPAGTLRWNNQETGGDPPSLRQFDAGNIQAMTGGNFIIASAKQDLPPFQKKAVGSIPHQAFSITALHMHILAVEGSGIETTDDLVGKNFWPLPPQWGLRQQAETVLKNAGLWSELQDSGSVVNADTGDVAGAISEERIDAIVAYGAGGANLAGWATEVDARANLHLVKMTDSFQQGVESTRGTSFSEIKPYGWENQEFEADTMDVYGADFQFWFGPGISRDAGYELAKISSENVESIQEGQPAYADHSDPANMASLYLDDHPVHAGVYDFLKEQGVDVSGYTRGEVQG; this is encoded by the coding sequence ATGCCTAGCATTAGCAGGCGCGACGTGTTACACGGACTCGCGGGACTCTCGGCAGTCGGACTGGCCGGCTGCGCAAGTGACGGCGGTGGCGGCGGCGGCAACGGGAGCGGCGGAAACGGCAGCGGTGGCGGTGGTGGCGGCGGCGGCACCACCCGTATCGGCGTCGGCATCCCGAGCGCCGGCACGACGACCGGTGCGGCGAGCAACTCCTTCCAGCGGGTCGTCGAGAACGTCTCGGCGGACACCGAACCCGCGGGGACCCTCCGGTGGAACAACCAGGAGACGGGCGGCGACCCGCCCAGCCTCCGGCAGTTCGACGCCGGCAACATCCAGGCGATGACCGGCGGGAACTTCATCATCGCGTCGGCCAAGCAGGACCTCCCGCCGTTCCAGAAGAAGGCCGTCGGGTCCATCCCCCATCAGGCGTTCTCCATCACGGCGCTCCACATGCACATCCTCGCCGTGGAGGGGTCGGGCATCGAGACGACCGACGACCTCGTCGGGAAGAACTTCTGGCCGCTCCCGCCCCAGTGGGGGCTCCGCCAGCAGGCCGAGACGGTCCTCAAGAACGCGGGTCTCTGGAGCGAACTCCAGGACTCCGGCTCCGTCGTCAACGCCGACACGGGCGACGTTGCCGGGGCCATCAGCGAGGAGCGCATCGACGCCATCGTCGCCTACGGTGCCGGTGGCGCGAACCTCGCGGGCTGGGCCACCGAGGTCGACGCGCGGGCGAACCTCCACCTCGTGAAGATGACCGACAGCTTCCAGCAGGGCGTCGAGAGCACGCGCGGGACGAGCTTCAGCGAGATCAAGCCCTACGGCTGGGAGAACCAGGAGTTCGAGGCCGACACGATGGACGTCTACGGCGCGGACTTCCAGTTCTGGTTCGGCCCCGGCATCTCGCGGGACGCGGGCTACGAACTCGCGAAGATCAGCTCCGAGAACGTCGAGTCCATCCAGGAGGGCCAACCCGCCTACGCCGACCACAGTGACCCGGCGAACATGGCGAGCCTCTACCTCGACGATCACCCGGTCCACGCTGGCGTCTACGACTTCCTCAAGGAACAGGGCGTCGACGTCAGCGGGTACACGCGCGGCGAGGTACAGGGGTAA
- a CDS encoding thermonuclease family protein yields MRHVPTILLLTLLIVTAGCTGGTQPTAGPTQSDGDAPNTTTERPASGDESGTADGEAPTEESATAVGTNEAPDPTAFQTGNKTGSFVESKGPSTYVMYYAEANTTATVKLAGVAVPDIHAEDIEPTDFRYHATDSEAEREAHRQELRRLGYEAVREAREKLSHPSGENVRIQHTGETTEDGTPLVYLWFDWDGRDTPFNEYLLGHGYAVLTADEGDVLYDQLSAARDWAKAEGEGLWENNSGEDHSHD; encoded by the coding sequence ATGCGACACGTACCGACGATTCTGCTGCTGACACTGCTGATTGTGACCGCTGGGTGCACAGGTGGGACACAACCGACGGCCGGGCCGACACAGTCTGACGGCGATGCGCCGAACACGACGACCGAACGACCAGCATCGGGGGACGAGTCTGGGACGGCCGACGGCGAGGCCCCGACTGAGGAATCGGCGACCGCTGTCGGGACGAACGAGGCCCCTGACCCGACGGCGTTCCAGACCGGCAACAAGACGGGGTCGTTCGTCGAGTCGAAGGGCCCCTCGACGTACGTGATGTACTACGCCGAGGCGAACACGACGGCGACGGTGAAGCTGGCGGGCGTCGCCGTGCCCGACATCCACGCCGAGGACATCGAGCCGACCGACTTCCGCTACCACGCCACCGACTCGGAGGCCGAACGCGAAGCGCACCGACAGGAGTTACGGAGACTCGGCTACGAGGCGGTCCGCGAGGCGCGTGAGAAGCTCTCGCACCCGTCCGGTGAGAACGTCCGCATCCAGCACACCGGCGAGACCACGGAGGACGGGACGCCGCTGGTCTACCTCTGGTTCGACTGGGACGGCCGCGACACGCCGTTCAACGAGTACCTGCTCGGTCACGGCTACGCCGTGCTGACCGCCGACGAGGGCGACGTGCTGTACGACCAGTTGTCGGCCGCCCGCGACTGGGCGAAGGCGGAGGGCGAGGGGCTCTGGGAGAACAACTCGGGCGAGGACCACTCGCACGACTGA
- a CDS encoding thiamine pyrophosphate-binding protein: MRVGEAVVAALADEGIDAVFGIPGKQTLPLNQAMADHGIRYVVARHETAVSHQAWGYAETTGRPAATVVIPGPGDMNAMNGLKNALNDCTPLVHVAVETDPDVRGGDGIHETPPETYDTVVKANYTVETPQGAAATVRRAVEEATTHPKGPVRVGIPKGFLPRTVTHASSGERTPSDPAEPSESAVEAATDLLAGGDAPVVLAGGGVRASDAADDLRAFAEHVDAPVATTYKGKGVLPEDHPLSAGVLCGGTSPDLAALLEGASPLVAVGTDFDAVATGKWRYDLPDDLIHVTYHADDVGTGYDPAVAVVADAGATLRALTAAAPARDADGSDRAGAVREADAARLDELVGGDGPLTSVAALRAVREALPREAVVAVDAGGFRIWTLVSFPAYDERGYVNPGSWATMGTGLPSAVGAKVADPDREVVALTGDGGLMMCVHELHTLAAEDIDVTVVVFTNHDYAIISEEASRSYGLDDGAYGWDEASIDFVALARSMGLDAVRATDAAGIESALADARASDAPTLVEVPTDPTEPQASEWMSN, encoded by the coding sequence GTGCGCGTCGGTGAGGCGGTCGTGGCGGCGCTAGCCGACGAGGGCATCGACGCCGTCTTCGGCATCCCCGGCAAGCAGACGCTCCCGCTGAACCAGGCGATGGCCGACCACGGCATTCGGTACGTCGTCGCGCGCCACGAGACGGCCGTCTCCCACCAGGCGTGGGGGTACGCCGAGACGACGGGCCGGCCGGCCGCGACGGTCGTCATCCCCGGCCCCGGGGACATGAACGCGATGAACGGCCTGAAGAACGCGCTCAACGACTGCACCCCGCTGGTCCACGTCGCCGTCGAGACGGACCCGGACGTTCGGGGCGGCGACGGCATCCACGAGACGCCGCCCGAGACGTACGACACGGTGGTCAAGGCCAACTACACCGTCGAGACGCCACAGGGGGCGGCGGCGACGGTCCGCCGGGCCGTCGAGGAGGCGACGACCCACCCGAAGGGGCCGGTCAGGGTGGGAATCCCGAAGGGGTTCCTCCCGAGGACGGTCACGCACGCCTCCTCGGGGGAGCGGACCCCGTCGGACCCCGCGGAACCGTCGGAGTCGGCGGTCGAGGCCGCGACCGACCTTCTCGCCGGCGGCGACGCTCCGGTCGTCCTCGCGGGCGGGGGCGTGCGCGCGAGTGACGCCGCGGACGACCTCCGGGCGTTCGCCGAACACGTCGACGCGCCGGTGGCGACGACCTACAAGGGGAAGGGCGTCCTCCCGGAGGACCACCCGCTCTCGGCGGGCGTGCTCTGTGGCGGGACCAGCCCCGACCTCGCGGCCCTCCTCGAGGGTGCCTCGCCGCTGGTCGCGGTGGGGACGGACTTCGACGCGGTCGCCACCGGGAAGTGGCGCTACGACCTGCCCGACGATCTGATCCACGTCACGTACCACGCCGACGACGTGGGGACGGGCTACGACCCGGCGGTCGCCGTCGTCGCCGACGCGGGAGCGACCCTGCGGGCGCTAACCGCGGCGGCCCCCGCGCGGGACGCCGACGGTTCGGACCGCGCGGGCGCGGTCCGCGAGGCGGACGCCGCCCGTCTCGACGAACTCGTCGGGGGTGACGGGCCGCTCACGTCCGTCGCGGCGCTCCGGGCGGTCCGCGAGGCGCTCCCCCGCGAGGCGGTCGTCGCGGTGGACGCCGGCGGCTTTCGCATCTGGACGCTCGTCTCGTTCCCGGCGTACGACGAACGGGGGTACGTCAACCCCGGGTCGTGGGCGACGATGGGGACCGGTCTCCCGTCGGCCGTCGGCGCGAAGGTGGCCGACCCGGACCGCGAGGTGGTGGCGCTCACCGGCGACGGCGGTCTCATGATGTGTGTTCACGAACTGCACACGCTCGCGGCGGAGGACATCGACGTGACGGTGGTGGTGTTCACGAACCACGACTACGCCATCATCAGCGAGGAGGCCTCGCGGAGCTACGGCCTCGACGACGGGGCATACGGGTGGGACGAGGCGTCCATCGACTTCGTCGCGCTCGCCCGGTCGATGGGACTCGACGCCGTCCGGGCCACCGACGCGGCGGGCATCGAGTCGGCGCTGGCAGACGCCCGCGCGAGCGACGCCCCGACGCTCGTGGAGGTCCCCACCGACCCCACCGAACCGCAAGCTAGCGAGTGGATGAGCAACTAA
- a CDS encoding enoyl-CoA hydratase/isomerase family protein has translation MSERVTFTRESDRPHVGHLRIDADDHNLLTPALVGDIREAVASVPDDCSVLTVVGRPGPDGAVSGLTAGLHLGEASDLSSSEARHLIGDLRDAIRAVRDLDAVTVCSCGGYALGAGLELAMACDFRVATTDAVLGLPEVEVGLVTGIQGGLLIRLVGLQAAKELVFLGDPVSGERAESMGLVNRAVSPDEYDDAVAGIVDGLAEKSPLVLRWQSEVFRAWRCRGVEAGVDHSRETIAACFDTHDQREGMTAFLEGRAPAFEGR, from the coding sequence ATGAGCGAGCGCGTCACGTTCACCCGCGAGTCGGACCGTCCCCACGTCGGCCACCTCCGCATCGACGCCGACGACCACAACCTGCTCACCCCGGCGCTCGTCGGCGACATCCGCGAGGCGGTGGCGTCGGTCCCCGACGACTGCTCGGTCCTCACGGTCGTCGGCCGCCCGGGTCCCGACGGGGCGGTGTCGGGGCTGACCGCCGGCCTCCACCTCGGTGAGGCGAGTGACCTCTCGTCGAGCGAAGCCCGCCACCTCATCGGCGACCTGCGCGACGCGATTCGGGCGGTCCGCGACCTCGACGCGGTGACGGTCTGCTCCTGTGGGGGCTACGCGCTCGGCGCTGGCCTCGAACTCGCGATGGCGTGTGACTTCCGGGTGGCGACGACAGACGCCGTCCTCGGCCTCCCGGAGGTGGAGGTGGGACTTGTCACGGGCATTCAGGGCGGCCTCCTGATTCGCCTCGTCGGCCTGCAGGCCGCGAAGGAACTGGTGTTTCTCGGCGACCCGGTGTCGGGCGAACGCGCCGAGTCGATGGGGCTGGTCAACCGCGCCGTCTCCCCCGACGAGTACGACGACGCCGTGGCGGGCATCGTCGACGGACTGGCCGAGAAGAGCCCCCTCGTCCTCCGCTGGCAGTCCGAGGTGTTCCGGGCGTGGCGCTGTCGGGGCGTCGAGGCGGGCGTCGACCACTCTCGTGAGACCATCGCCGCCTGCTTCGACACCCACGACCAGCGCGAGGGGATGACCGCGTTCCTCGAGGGTCGCGCCCCGGCGTTCGAGGGGCGCTGA